Within Halobacterium jilantaiense, the genomic segment GGTCCTCGAACCCGGCGAGCGGGTTGGCAGTCACGAACGAGTGCAGCGGCCACGCGCGGCCGACATCGGCGGCGGCGGCCCTGACGGCGTCTTGGACGTCGATTTCAGTGCTCATTGTGGTCCTCCGTGGGAGACAGCAGGGTGTGGGTCGGTGGCTGCGTGGCGTTGACGAGGCGCACGTAGAGCCGGTCGCTGACGCGGTACGCGCCGGTCTCGATGGCGACGTACGTCGCGAGGAAGGCGGTCGCGATGAGGGCGTGGACGACAGTCAGGTCGGCCGGTGCGACGGCGACCGGGCTGCCGGCGAGCAACCCCTCGACGGCGGTGTAGGTGAGGGCGTACACCGCGACGCTCGGCAGGAAGACGAGCGGGGCGGCCGCGTACCGGTAGGTCGCGGGGACGCTGGTGCTGCGGAGCGCCGCGCGGGTGGCGTGCATCGTCGTCAGCACGACGAGGCCGGCGAGCAGGAGGCCGGCGTCCACGTGGAGGCCCTTCCCGGTGATACCGGCGAAGACGGCACCACCGACGAGGCCGGTGACCACCGTGGCGGCGGCGCGGACCGGCCCGGTGCCAGTGGTCTCGTGCGCGGTGTCGGCGGGGGCGGTGTGTTCGACCTCCTCGCCGACTGAGAGGAACAGGTAGGCCTTGTAGCAGCCGTGGAGCACGAGGTGGGCGACGGCGGCGGCGAAGAATCCGAGGCCGACCTGCAGGAGCATGAACCCCATCTGGCCGACCGTCGAGCAGCCGAGCCTGGTCTTGGCGTCGACCTGCACGGACTTCAGGAGCTTCCCGGTGAGGGCGCTGACGGCACCGACCGCAGCGACCACGAGCAGGACACTTGCGTCCGCGGTGACGACCGGCGCGAACCGGACGAGGAGCACGCCGCCGGCGTTCACGAAGCCGGCGTGCATCAGCGCGGACGCTGGGGTGGGGGCCGTCATCGAGGACAGCAGCCACGTCTGGAAGGGCACCAGCGCGGACTGCACCATCGCCGCGAGCAGGAGCGCCCCGGCGGCCGTCAGGAGGACAGGGTCGGGGAGCGTATCGGCGGCCGCGGTCGCGCCGGAGACCGTCGTCGCACCGGTCTGCCACGCGAGCACAGCGGCGGCCACGGCGACGAGCGCGGTGCTGGCGAGGAAGTACCGGCGGGCGAGGCGGCCGGCGGCCGCAGCCTGGGGCCAGTCGGCACCCCCGTGGCCGATGAGGGCCGCCATCGACAGCCCCATCGCGAGCCACGCCGCGACGAACAGCAGCAGTGCGTCGGCCGCGACGAGGACGAGCACGGCGAGTGTGAACGCGAGCGTCAGCCCGAAGAAGCGTCCGAGGGCGCGGTCACCGGCGAGGTACCGGCGGGCGTAGCTGTGCACGATGCCGCTGAAGAACGTGACGGCCACCCAGAGCACGACCGTCAGGCCGTCCACGGCGAACGGGCCGGCGGTCACGGCTCCGTCCCGGACGAACGCGGCGAGCGCGACGAGGCTGCCGAGCCAGAGCAGCCAGACGAGCCGCGTCACCGCGAGCGGGAGGCGGGCCGGGTCGCGCGGTGGTGCGTCGAGCGGTCCGACAGTCGTCGTCGAGTCGTCTCCTGTCATCGTTTGCGGTCGGTCGGCGGCGGAGCGAGGCGAGAACGGCGCGTGCACTCGCCGCCGGCCACTACCAGCTATTCGAACGTAGTGGTTGTTAAAGCTGTCTGAAGCTACCACTTCGTTCGTGCTTGTGCGAATAAGGACCGTATTGTTCTTTGAGCCGCGCTTACTCTTCGTTCGCGCCGTTCGTGTCGAAGCGCCCGAACGGCGTCGTCTCGTGGCTGCGCACGAGCACCTCGTCGGCGACGGTCAATCCCATGTCGAGGAGCGCCTGCGCGACCGGCGTGATGTCGTCGTCGGACCGCCCCACGGCGGTCACGAGGAGGTTCTGCTCGCCGGTCACCAGCTCTTGGACCGACACCACGCCGTCGATGTCGAGGATGTCCTCGATCAGGTCCCCGCGTTCGGGGATCGACGCCGTACAGAACAACAGCATCCGGAGCGGATACCCCGACTCGTCGTAGTCCACGTCGGCGCTGTACCCCTTCACGACGCCGTCCGACTCCAGGCGTTGAATTCGCTTCCGGACGGCGCTGTCCGAGATGCCGGCCCGGTCGGCGATGTCGGCCGACGACGCGTTACGCGCGTCGGCCTGGAGGGCGTACAGGATGGCGCGGTCGACGTCGTCGAGCGTTCCGTCGTCCATGCGTCGGCGTTCGAGCGGCCGGTACTTACGTTTGCAGGACCCGCGGCCGACCGCTGAATCGGCGACGAGCCGGCTCGAACGGTCGCCTTACGCAGAGTTCGGTGAGGTTTCTGCAGACACCGGCCCGATTAACAATCAGGGGCGGGCGGTAACAGTGAGACGCATGGCCCAACAGATGCAAGCAGAGCGGTCGAAAGATGCCGCCGAACGAACCGGACGAGACCCATTCGTCGTCGCCGCGCTGGCGTCCATCCCGCTGTCGTGGTACTACTTCTTCGGAAAGAAGGACCGCGAGCGGGGAATCCTCGTCGGGCTCTGGGCTCCGACGCTGCTGGCGTTTGGGAGCTACTTCCGGCAGGCGCGGATGCACGAGATGATGGAACGCAGTTCGAGCAGCCTCGTCAGTCGCGTGCAGCGGGTCGTCGAACAGTAGACTGGGACGCGGCTAGCGCCGCGCGCCGGAGCGGTGCGTGGCGACGCGCCAGTCCAGTTCCGACCATTGCTTCTCGCCGCCGAGTAGGCTGCGGCCCGGAACCGACAAGCGACGACTTACTATCGGTATCGCCGTGCAACGGAGGGGAACGATGGCTTCACAGCCGAACGTCGTCGTCGTGGTCGCCGACACGACCCGGGTCGACGACGCCTACGACGCAGCGGTCGCCCCGACACTCGCGGACCTCGCCGACTCGGGGACGCGGGCGACGCGAGCGTTCTCCGCGGCACCCTGGACGCTCCCCTCGCACGCGTCGATGCTCACTGGCACGCACACGTCCCGGCACGGCGCGCACGCGGGCCACGAACGCCTCGACGGCGACCTCCCGGTGCTCCCGGAGTGTTTCCGGGCCGCCGGCTACGACACCGTCTGCGTGTCGAGCAACACGTGGCTGAGCGTCGAATCGGGCTTCGGCCAGGGGTTCGGCGAGTTCGAGCAGACCTGGCAGGCCGTCCAGTCGGAGAACGCGCTCAGCGAACTCGTCGACGAGACCGAAGAGCGCCGGCTCCGGGCTGTCGGCCGGCGGCTCTTCGACGGCAACCCCGTGGCGAACGCGGCGAACGTCCTCTACCGGCTGCTCGTGCGCGGGCGGTCGGACGACGGCGCGGCGCGCGCCACGTCGTTCGTCGAGGACTTGCTCGCCGGCCGGGACGGCGACGACCCCTTCTTCCTGTTCGCGAACTACCTCGAACCGCACCTGGAGTACCGGCCGCCGCGCCGGCTCGCCGAGGAGTTCCTGCCGCCGACGGCGTCCTACGAGGCGGCGATGGACGTGCCCCAGGAACCCTGGGCGTACCTGGCCGGCGGCGTCTCGCTCTCGGAGTCGGACCTGGCGATGCTGCGCGGGCTCTACCGGGCCGAAATCGCGTACGTCGACGAACAGCTCGCGGCGCTCAGGGAGGCACTGCGGGCGGCCGGCGAGCTGGCGAACACGGTGTTCGTGGTGACGGCCGACCACGGGGAGAACATCGGCGACCACGGGCTGATGGACCACCAGTACTGCCTCTACGACTCGCTGGTCCACGTCCCGCTCGTGTTCTCCGGCGGCAGTTTCGAGGGCGGCGGCGACCTGACGGAGCTCGTGAGCCTCGTCGACCTCGCGCCGACGCTGCTCGACGCGGCCGGCATCGACGCGCCCGCGGCCCGCGAGTCGTTCCAAGGCGTCTCCGTCCACCCGGACGCGGACACCGAACCGAGGGAGTTCGTGGTGAGCGAGTACGCCGAGCCGCAGCCGTCGATGGCCGCGCTCGAACGCAATCTCGGGCGTGTGCCTGACGACCTCCGCGTCCACGACCGGTCGCTGCGCGCGGTCCGGACGGACGCCCACAAACTCGTCTGGGGGTCAGACGGCTCGCGAGCGCTCTACGACCTGGACGCCGACCCGGGTGAGACGACGGACGTGGCTGTCGACCGGCCGGCGGTCGTCGACGACCTGACGGCGACCCTCGACGACTGGCTGGCGTCCTTCGAGCACGCGGACGCCGACGGGCCGGTGACCATCTCCGGGGACCGCAAGGACCGGCTGGAACAGCTCGGGTACCTCCAGTAGGCCGCGAGAAGTGCCGTAGCCCCGGCTTACCGGTCGTCAGAACGCGGCACGCGGCGACTCGTCGGAGCGCGACCGGTCGGCGCGGAGAATCAGTCGGAGTTCGAGACGGCGTCGAAGTCCTCTTCGGCGACGTGAGCCGGGTTCGCGTCGTCGCCGCGGAAGCGTTCGGCGAGGAGCGCGCGCCACTCGGCGGCCGGTGGGAGCGGCGTGTTGTCGAACAGCGAGGTGTCGTCGGGGGCGCGGAAGACGGCGATGAGCGACCACATCGTGCAGGCGGAGAACGACCCGAGCGCGGAGAACTCCATGCCGAGCGTGAAGAACGTCATCGAGTAGACGCCGCCGATGAGCATCGAGGGGATGCTCGTGGCGCGCGGAACGCGGGCGGCGGCGTCCCGGAGCGTCGGGTAGAGGAAGATTACGGAGGTCATGCTGCCGACGAGGAAGACGATGTCCTGCCACATCATCGGCACTCACTCGTGAACTCAGCCGTAGTCAGTTGGGGGTGGTACTCCATACAGTAGGCACAGCCTGCAACCCTAAGTATAGATTGGTTACTGGCGGTACAGACCCCCTACTGCCAGTTTAGAGGGAGAACGGGTTATCGCGTCTCTCGGACGAACTGCGATTTTGGTTCGGCGAGCGTACAGACCCAATCCGGTCACAGTAGTTGCACGTGCTTCGGTACCATTACTCGAAAGCGTCGGTAAGCCAGCAGTACCGAAGCGAGTAGACACTCACGCCGCGCGCAGTGCGGCGAGTGCCGCGACGAGCACGGCGAGTAGTGCGCCGGCCGGTCCCGGCCCGGGCGCGGAGCCACCCGAGGACTCGCCAGCGTCGGAGGTCGCTGTCGGCGTCGCAGTGGACGAGGTCGTGGTGGTAGCAGTGGTCGACGCGTCCCGCGTGGACGCCGGGCCGTCGGTGCTCGTCGGCGAGCGGTCGGTGGTCGTCTGTCGACTCGGAGCGTCCTCGCTGGGCGCGCGCACGGCGAGCGTGCCGGCCGACGTGTCACCGACGGACAGCCGGTAGTCTCCGGGCGTGTCGAAGGCCACGTCGACCGCGACCGTCACCGACGCACGCGGGGGAACAGTGACGCGCCGCGTCGTCGCCGTCGACCCGTTGGCGGTCACTGCCACCGTCACGTCCGTCTGCCAGTCGACATTGCTGTCGACGGTCACGGACACCGGAACGGCGTCGCCGACCGTGGCTGTCGACGCGGTGACGCTCGCGCCCGACACCCGCACCGCATCGGCGTCACGCACGCCGACGGCGAACGAGGAGAACCCGGGCGTGTCCGCTTCGAGGACGACACTGTCGGCCGTGCGCTCGACGACGGTGGTGGCGAGGCGCGCCCAGTCGCCGTCGTGGTACCGGTAGACCGCCGCCGACTCGGGGTCGACTCCGGTGTCCGCGAACCGGTCGGCCGACACCGCGACCGTCATCGTCGCGCCAGACACGTCGGCGTCGTCGAACGAGTGTGTCACCTCGACGTGCCCGACGGCCCGACCGTCGAACGACGGCGCGCCCGGTGCCGGGTCCGCCGACGACGCCACCGACAGCGAGTAGTCCATGGACGTGCTCGTGGTCACGGCCAGCGACGCGACGCTCACCGGCCCACGCGTGGCGTTCCCGAACGGGACCGAGAGTTCGCTGCCCGCGTCCGCGTTCTCGACGGCGGCAGCGGCCGACACGGTGCCGGTCGTCGTGACGGACACCGACGGACCGTCTGGGACCGGGGCCGACACGGAACTCGACGAGCGCGTCGCGCCGCCACCACTGCCCGCGCCGCCGTCGCCCGACTCGGACTGCGTGGTGTCGACGGTCGCGGTCGCCGACTGCCCGTCGGCACCGTCGGTGCCGCTGCCGTCGGTCGCGGCGAACAGCGTGGCGGTGTACTCGCCGTCCGCGTCGACCGCGACCGTCGCCGTGTAGGTACCGTTGGACTCCGTGAAGTCGTTCGTCGTCAGCGTCGCCGTGTCCGCACCGGTGACCGCGACGCCGATGTCCGTCAGCGTCACCGAACTGTCGAAGGAGACTCGCACGGACTGCCCGTCACCGCTCGTCGCCGAGAACCCGGAGACGAACGAAGCCGTCGGCGAGTCGTCAGTGGTGCCGACGGTGACGCTGTTCGTCTCGCCGCTCGCACCGTCGTCGGTGCCGTTCTTCGCGGTCTGGAGGACCGCGGTGTACGTGCCGTTCGACGACCCGACGTAGGTCGCCGTGTACGTCTCCCCGGACTGCGTGAAGTTCGACTCCGTGAGCGTCGCCGTTTCGGCTCCCGAGATGTCGACCGAGATGGCGTCGAGCGGTTCGTCGCTACCGAACGACACCGTGACGTTCTGTGCCTCCGGGTTCGTCGCGCTGAACCCGGAGATGATGGGCGCAGCAGTCGCCACTTCGACCGTTCCCGACGCGCCACCGCCGTCGTTCCCGTCGGCGTCGAGCGCGCTCGCCAGTGTCGCCGAGTACTGGCCGTCGGCGTTCGCGGCGTACGTCACGACGTACGAGCCGTCGGTCGTCGTCGTCGGATTGTCGGTGCTGACGCTCGCCGTCTCCGGCCCAGTGAAGTCGACGGCGACCTCGTCGATCGGTTCGTCGGCGTCGAACTCGACGCGGACCTGCTGGCCGTCCGGATTCGTCACCGAGTAGTTCGAGACGGTGGGCGGCGTCGTGTCGACTTCGGCGCTGTCGGTCTGCCCGGTCGCGCCGTCGTTCCCGAGGCCGTCGTCGGCCACAGTCAGCGTGGCGTCGTACCAGCCGTCGGCGTTCTCGTCGTAGGTCGCGTAGTAGGTGTACGGCCCCGACCCCGTCTCGGTGAGAGAGGAGAGCGTCGTCGTTCCCGTCGGCGTCTCCAGCTCGACCGCCGTCGACGCGAGACGCTCGCTCGCGTCGAAGCTCACGTTCACCGTCTGCGCGCTCGGGTTCGTCACCGACACGTTCGAGATGGTCGGCGTCACCGTGTCCACCTCGACGCTGTCGCTCTCGGCACCAGCGCCGTCGTTCCCCGCGGCGTCCGCAGCGGTGTCGAGGGTCGCGTCGTAGGTGCCGTTGGTGCCGTCGTCGAACGTCGCCTCGTAGGTGTACGGCCCCGACCCGGTCTCGGTGAACGCCGACCGCGTGAGCGTCCGGGTCGTCGCGCCGGAGACGGCGACCGACGCCGCGTCGAGGGGCTCGTCCGTCTCGACGGTGACGGTGACGGCCTGTCCGTCCGGGTTCGAGACGGCGAACGACTGCACGGCGGGAGCCGTCGAGTCGACCTCGAAGGCGGCGTCGCTCGCGTCGACCCCCTCGTTCGAACTGCTGTCGCTGGCGGTCACGCGCACGAGCGCGGCCGTCGTGTCGTCGGTGGGTGCCGTCCAGTCGTAGCTACCGTCGTTCGCCAGCCCGCTCGCAATCGGCGTCCACGTACTCCCACCGTCGGCAGAGTACTCGATTTGGACGTCGTCGGTGACCGTGACGTTGTCCGTGGCAGTCCACTCGATAGTAACAGTGTCGTCGCCAGCGTACAGCTCGCCGCCGTTCGGTGTCGTCACCGTCACGTCGGGCGCGGCCTCGTCGACGAGTGCCGACGCGGTCTGCTCGCTGGCCGCGTCGGTCACGCCGTCGCTCGCCGTCTGGAGCGTGAAGTCGTAGGTGCCGTCCGTGCTCCCCTCGTAGGTCGCGGCGTATTCGAAGCCGCCCGCGGTCGCCGTCTTCGAGAAGTCCGCGAGCGACAGCGACGCCGACTCCGCGCCCGAGACCGCCACGTCGACGGCCGTCAGGTCGTCGCTGGAGTCGAACGAAACCGTCGCGTTCCGGTCTCCGGCGGTGTCGACCGCCGAGAACCCCGAAATCGCTGGCGGGGTGTCGACAGTGAACGAGACCGTCGTGCTGTCGCTGTTCCCCACGCTGTCGGTCGCAGAGACGGCCACGTCCACAGAGCCGTTCGGGAGCGCCGGGACGCTGTCCCCGGCCGGGTCGATGGTGAGTGTCGTGCCGTCGAAAGCGACGCCGTCGGTGGTCGTTCGCGCGTTCGAGAGAACGGTCTCGGTGCTGTTCGATACCGACACTATCAGCGACGAACTGTCGACCCCGACAGTCGCGTCCGTCACGTCGACGGACACGGTCCGCTGGTCGTCAGTCACCGTGGTTCCCTCGGGCGCGAGGTTCGTGAACGTCGGTGCCGTCGTGTCGACGGTGAACGAGAACGACGTCTGGTTCCGGTTGTCGACGGTGTCGGCCGCCGAGACGGTCACGTCCACCGACCCGTCGGCCAGCGGCACGCCGGCGTCGCTCGTGTTCACCGTCAGCGTCGTGCCGCTGTAGGAGATGCCCGTGGCGTCCGTCGTCGCAGCGTCGAGCACGACGCCGCCGGCGTCCTCGACTGTCACCTCGATGCTGGACGCGTTCACGTCACGGGTCGCGTCCGACACGTCGAGAGTGAGCTCGGGCTGGCTGGACGCCTCGGGGCCAGTGGGCGCACCCGGCCCGAACGTCGGCGCGGTCGTGTCCACGGTCACGTTGGCGGTCTGACCGTCACCCCCGTCGTTCCCGGCGTCGTCTTCGGCGACGTCGAGTGTCGCGGTGTAGTCACCGTCGTCGCCGGTGTACGTCGCGGTGTAGACGTACGGCGCGCTCGCGTCGGCCGTCGTCGGCGTGAGCGTCGCCGTCCCCGTCGGCGTCTCCAGCGTGGCTGACGCCGTCGTCAACGTCTGGTTCACCTCGAAGGACACCTCGACGGTACCGCCGCCGGTGTGGGTCGCAGCGAGGTTCGAAACGGCTGGCGTCGAGGTGTCGACCGTGACCGACCCCGACGTGTCCGGGTCGGGGTCCTGCGTGTTCCCGACGAGGTCGGCGGCTCCCGACACCGCGACGGTCGCGTCGGCCTCCTCGTCGTTGTCGTCGACTGTCACGCTGCCCGACCACGTCTGCGGCCCGACGAAGCTCCCGGAGACCGACGTGTCGCCCTGCGCGAGCCCGGTCAGCGTGACCGTCGGCTCGGCTCCCTGGTCGACCGGCTCGTCGAATTCCACGGTCACGGACTGACTCGTGCCGGCGTCCGCGTCGTCGATGGTGCCGTCGCCGACGGTCACCGACGAGACCGACGGCAACACCGTGTCCTTCGTCACGTCCACCGGCTCGACGAACCCCTCGGCGTTCGCGAAACCGCCGTCCAGAGCCTGCGCGGACACGGTCAGCTGACTCTCGTTCAACGACGACACGTCGATGCCGGTGACCGTGACGCGGTCGCTACCGCCGGTCGACGCGGTCTGGCGGACGCTGCTGGTCCCGTCCGAGACCCGGACTTCGACCGTGTCGGCCTGCGAGCCCGAAACGAGGTCGACGGTGGCCTCGTAGCTCGTGGCGTTGCTCGCGGTGACGTTCCCCGCGAACACGTCCGTCGGCGCGACCGGGCCGCGCGTGTCCACGTCGAAGCTGTTCGACTCGTCCGGGTTCGGTGTCTGGACGTTCCCCGCCGTATCCGTCGCGTTCTCCACCCGGATAGTCGCGGTCGCGGCCTCGTTGTCGTCCCGAATAGTGACCGTTCCCGTCCACGTCGTGGCGTCGGTGAAGCTCCCGCTCGACACGTCGTACGTCCGGTTCAGCCCGACGACGGTCACGTTCGGCGCGGTCGTCTGCACGTCCTCGTCGAAGTCGACGGTGACCGTCTGCTCGACGCCGGCGTCCTCGGTCCCGATGGTCGCGTTCGTGATGGTCGCACTCGCGACGCCCGGCCGGTCGGCGTCTTTCGCCGGAGACGCGAGCCCCGTGCCCGTCGCCGCGTTCCCGCCGTCGTCTTCGAGGGTCGCGTCCACGGTCACGGTGCCGTCGTCGAGCGACGAGACGTCCAGCCCAGTGAACGCCACCTGGTCGGGATTGCTGTCGCCGTCGTCCTCGCTGGGGACGTACTGGCTGTCGGTCACCGTCGCACCGTTCGACAGCGCGACCGTGAGCGTCCCCGCCTCGTGGTCGTCGGGCAGGTCGACGGTGAGGTTGTAGTTCCCGTCGGTGGTCGCGTTGATGACGCCCGCCGTCGCGCCGGTCGGCGCGCTCGGTGGCTCGGTGTCGGCCAGCGGCACGCTGTCGGTCGGCGCGGTGTTCCCGGCACCGTCCGAGACCTCGTCCAGGCCGGCCGCCACCGTGTCGTTCCCGAGGTCAGTCCGCGTCACGTCGGCATCCAGCGTCAGCGTCGCCGTGGCCGAGTCGGCGGTGTGGCTCACCGACGACACCGCTGACGCACCCCCACTGGCCGCGTCGCCGTACGTGAAGTTCGCGGCGGTGAGCCCGGTCCCGTCTGTCGCCTCCACGCTCTCGTTGAACGACACCAGCACCGTGTCGTTCCCGACCTCCGCCTCGACGCCAGTAATACCCGGTGGCGTCGTGTCGACGGACACCGAGTCCGTGAGCCCACTGGACTGGTTGTTCGCGGCGTCGTTCCCGACGCTGTCGGTCGCGCTCGTCACCTCGGCGGTGTAGTCGCCGTCGCTGCCCCCCACGTACGTGTACGTGTAGGTGTACGTGCCGCTGTTGTTCGCCTCGGCGAAGTCACTCAGGTCGACCGTCGCCGACTCCGGCCCCGAGAGGTCGACGGTCGTCCCGTTCAGCTGTTCGTTCGTAGTGACCGAGACGCCCACGTCCTGCCCGGAGGGGTTGGTGACGGAGACGTCGGAGACGTACGGCGCGCTCCCGTCGATAAACACCTCGTCGTTGCCGCCACCGCTAAGCGACGACACCGACGAGATGTCCCCCACCTTCCCCTTGTCGAGTGCGTAAACGTCGTACGAGTTGTCCGGTTGCTCCAGCAAGCCGTCCGTTTTGCTTCCGGGGAACGACCCACTCGTTCCGCCGGTTCCGGTTTCCGTGATGTACGGTTCCCCGCTGTCGAACGCTCCGTTCCCGTTCTCGTCGATAACGATGTAGGACGCGTTCGGGGAATTCACGTAGTACTCGAAGGGGTCACCGCCAGCAATTGTCGACCCCGTTGTGACGTCGAAGTATTCGACCTGCCCGTGCCCAAGTCCCACACCACCAGTGCTGAGGAGTGCCAGTGAAACCACGACACCGAACAGTACAGCCCGCGTTCCCCCCCGAGAGTTCCCTGTCATGAGTATTGTCCCGCCTACCCCCCGAATCCGGCAGGCGAAGCTGGTTCGTCAGCCGTACCACAAGCCGTCACTAATGCGTTCGGGTCCAATTTCCAGCGCTGGTAACGCCAGCGAAATCCCGTGTTACCGGCGACACGTCGGGCGGAGGACAGCGAGGCGGCAGCACTGGCAATTCGATGAAACGCTTATCAGTGCGCGCGCTCTATCACGGCTATGACCTACGACACCGTCGTGTTCGACAACGACGGGGTCCTCGTTGGCCGCACCCGGTACGACGTACTGGAGCGGGCCACCGAGGAGACGTTCAACCGGTTCGACGTAGAAGACCCCGACCCAGAAGACGTCGAGGCGATGACCATCGGTGCGACCCCCAAGACCGTGGGAGACGTCTGCAGCCGGTACGGCATCTCCCCGAAGGACTTCTGGCCGGAGCGCGACAAGGCGCTCACGGAAGCCCAGCGAGACGAAGTCCGGGAGGGTCGCAAGACCCTCTACGACGACCTCGACACGCTGGAGACCCTCGACGTGAACATGGGCATCGTGTCCTCGAACCAGCAGGCCACCGTGGACTTCGTCCTCGACCACTTCGGCGTCCGAGACCTCTTCGGCACCGCGTACGGCCGCGAGCCGACGATTCAGAGCCTCGAGCGACGGAAGCCGAACTCCCACTACATCGACCGCGCGCTCGCGGACCTCGACGCCGACACCGCGCTGTTCGTCGGCGACAACGAGAGCGACATCCGCGCCGCCGAGAACGCCGGCATCGACTCGGCGTTCATCCGGCGACCCCACCGCGAGAGCTGGGAACTGAACGTCTGGCCGACCTGGGACATCGACTGCCTCAGCGACCTGCACGATATCTGCGAGTAATCGAGCGAGGAGTCTAACGGCCCTCCGGCCCCGATGGGGTCTCTCGGGCTGCCTCAGCCGGTCGCCCTGCGCCCACAAGGATTATGAGTGACAAGCCTCTCTGTACGGTTGCAATGGCGACAGGCACCGTTGACTTCTTCAACGACACTGGCGGCTACGGTTTCATCGAGACTGAGGACGCGGACGAAGACGTTTTCTTCCACATGGAGGACGTCGGCGGCCCGGACCTGGAGGAGGGACAGGAGG encodes:
- a CDS encoding proton-conducting transporter transmembrane domain-containing protein yields the protein MTGDDSTTTVGPLDAPPRDPARLPLAVTRLVWLLWLGSLVALAAFVRDGAVTAGPFAVDGLTVVLWVAVTFFSGIVHSYARRYLAGDRALGRFFGLTLAFTLAVLVLVAADALLLFVAAWLAMGLSMAALIGHGGADWPQAAAAGRLARRYFLASTALVAVAAAVLAWQTGATTVSGATAAADTLPDPVLLTAAGALLLAAMVQSALVPFQTWLLSSMTAPTPASALMHAGFVNAGGVLLVRFAPVVTADASVLLVVAAVGAVSALTGKLLKSVQVDAKTRLGCSTVGQMGFMLLQVGLGFFAAAVAHLVLHGCYKAYLFLSVGEEVEHTAPADTAHETTGTGPVRAAATVVTGLVGGAVFAGITGKGLHVDAGLLLAGLVVLTTMHATRAALRSTSVPATYRYAAAPLVFLPSVAVYALTYTAVEGLLAGSPVAVAPADLTVVHALIATAFLATYVAIETGAYRVSDRLYVRLVNATQPPTHTLLSPTEDHNEH
- a CDS encoding PGF-pre-PGF domain-containing protein; its protein translation is MGLGHGQVEYFDVTTGSTIAGGDPFEYYVNSPNASYIVIDENGNGAFDSGEPYITETGTGGTSGSFPGSKTDGLLEQPDNSYDVYALDKGKVGDISSVSSLSGGGNDEVFIDGSAPYVSDVSVTNPSGQDVGVSVTTNEQLNGTTVDLSGPESATVDLSDFAEANNSGTYTYTYTYVGGSDGDYTAEVTSATDSVGNDAANNQSSGLTDSVSVDTTPPGITGVEAEVGNDTVLVSFNESVEATDGTGLTAANFTYGDAASGGASAVSSVSHTADSATATLTLDADVTRTDLGNDTVAAGLDEVSDGAGNTAPTDSVPLADTEPPSAPTGATAGVINATTDGNYNLTVDLPDDHEAGTLTVALSNGATVTDSQYVPSEDDGDSNPDQVAFTGLDVSSLDDGTVTVDATLEDDGGNAATGTGLASPAKDADRPGVASATITNATIGTEDAGVEQTVTVDFDEDVQTTAPNVTVVGLNRTYDVSSGSFTDATTWTGTVTIRDDNEAATATIRVENATDTAGNVQTPNPDESNSFDVDTRGPVAPTDVFAGNVTASNATSYEATVDLVSGSQADTVEVRVSDGTSSVRQTASTGGSDRVTVTGIDVSSLNESQLTVSAQALDGGFANAEGFVEPVDVTKDTVLPSVSSVTVGDGTIDDADAGTSQSVTVEFDEPVDQGAEPTVTLTGLAQGDTSVSGSFVGPQTWSGSVTVDDNDEEADATVAVSGAADLVGNTQDPDPDTSGSVTVDTSTPAVSNLAATHTGGGTVEVSFEVNQTLTTASATLETPTGTATLTPTTADASAPYVYTATYTGDDGDYTATLDVAEDDAGNDGGDGQTANVTVDTTAPTFGPGAPTGPEASSQPELTLDVSDATRDVNASSIEVTVEDAGGVVLDAATTDATGISYSGTTLTVNTSDAGVPLADGSVDVTVSAADTVDNRNQTSFSFTVDTTAPTFTNLAPEGTTVTDDQRTVSVDVTDATVGVDSSSLIVSVSNSTETVLSNARTTTDGVAFDGTTLTIDPAGDSVPALPNGSVDVAVSATDSVGNSDSTTVSFTVDTPPAISGFSAVDTAGDRNATVSFDSSDDLTAVDVAVSGAESASLSLADFSKTATAGGFEYAATYEGSTDGTYDFTLQTASDGVTDAASEQTASALVDEAAPDVTVTTPNGGELYAGDDTVTIEWTATDNVTVTDDVQIEYSADGGSTWTPIASGLANDGSYDWTAPTDDTTAALVRVTASDSSSNEGVDASDAAFEVDSTAPAVQSFAVSNPDGQAVTVTVETDEPLDAASVAVSGATTRTLTRSAFTETGSGPYTYEATFDDGTNGTYDATLDTAADAAGNDGAGAESDSVEVDTVTPTISNVSVTNPSAQTVNVSFDASERLASTAVELETPTGTTTLSSLTETGSGPYTYYATYDENADGWYDATLTVADDGLGNDGATGQTDSAEVDTTPPTVSNYSVTNPDGQQVRVEFDADEPIDEVAVDFTGPETASVSTDNPTTTTDGSYVVTYAANADGQYSATLASALDADGNDGGGASGTVEVATAAPIISGFSATNPEAQNVTVSFGSDEPLDAISVDISGAETATLTESNFTQSGETYTATYVGSSNGTYTAVLQTAKNGTDDGASGETNSVTVGTTDDSPTASFVSGFSATSGDGQSVRVSFDSSVTLTDIGVAVTGADTATLTTNDFTESNGTYTATVAVDADGEYTATLFAATDGSGTDGADGQSATATVDTTQSESGDGGAGSGGGATRSSSSVSAPVPDGPSVSVTTTGTVSAAAAVENADAGSELSVPFGNATRGPVSVASLAVTTSTSMDYSLSVASSADPAPGAPSFDGRAVGHVEVTHSFDDADVSGATMTVAVSADRFADTGVDPESAAVYRYHDGDWARLATTVVERTADSVVLEADTPGFSSFAVGVRDADAVRVSGASVTASTATVGDAVPVSVTVDSNVDWQTDVTVAVTANGSTATTRRVTVPPRASVTVAVDVAFDTPGDYRLSVGDTSAGTLAVRAPSEDAPSRQTTTDRSPTSTDGPASTRDASTTATTTTSSTATPTATSDAGESSGGSAPGPGPAGALLAVLVAALAALRAA
- a CDS encoding sulfatase — translated: MASQPNVVVVVADTTRVDDAYDAAVAPTLADLADSGTRATRAFSAAPWTLPSHASMLTGTHTSRHGAHAGHERLDGDLPVLPECFRAAGYDTVCVSSNTWLSVESGFGQGFGEFEQTWQAVQSENALSELVDETEERRLRAVGRRLFDGNPVANAANVLYRLLVRGRSDDGAARATSFVEDLLAGRDGDDPFFLFANYLEPHLEYRPPRRLAEEFLPPTASYEAAMDVPQEPWAYLAGGVSLSESDLAMLRGLYRAEIAYVDEQLAALREALRAAGELANTVFVVTADHGENIGDHGLMDHQYCLYDSLVHVPLVFSGGSFEGGGDLTELVSLVDLAPTLLDAAGIDAPAARESFQGVSVHPDADTEPREFVVSEYAEPQPSMAALERNLGRVPDDLRVHDRSLRAVRTDAHKLVWGSDGSRALYDLDADPGETTDVAVDRPAVVDDLTATLDDWLASFEHADADGPVTISGDRKDRLEQLGYLQ
- a CDS encoding Lrp/AsnC family transcriptional regulator, which gives rise to MDDGTLDDVDRAILYALQADARNASSADIADRAGISDSAVRKRIQRLESDGVVKGYSADVDYDESGYPLRMLLFCTASIPERGDLIEDILDIDGVVSVQELVTGEQNLLVTAVGRSDDDITPVAQALLDMGLTVADEVLVRSHETTPFGRFDTNGANEE